The stretch of DNA TTGACAATCTGCGCCCCAACGCTCACATCCAGCGCCGAAACCGGCTCGTCCGCCACGATAAACCGGGGACGCAGCGCCAGGGCGCGCGCGATTCCGACGCGCTGCCGCTGGCCGCCGCTGAACTCGTGCGGATAACGGCGCAGCGCTGATTCTTCCAGCCCCACCGCCCGCATCAGTTCCGCAGCCTGCTGGCGATAGGGAGACACGCGCCTTTCCGGGCCACTCCACGTACTCATTGCCGATGCTGGAGCGGTGGCCGGGCCGTTTGCTTCATGCGTCCGCAGAGGTTCCGTAATGATCTGCTCCACGGTCATGCGGGGATCGAGCGAGCCGAAAGGATCCTGGAAGATGATCTGCATCTCCCGCCGCAAACGGCGCATTTCTTTGTTGCTGGCGGCCAGAATGTTGAGTCCGTCGAATTGTACGCTGCCCGCGCTGGGCTCGATCAGCCGCAGCGCCAGCCGTCCCAGCGTGCTCTTGCCCGAGCCGGACTCGCCGACCACTCCCAGGGTTTCCCCGGCATGAATATCCAGCGATACATCGTCAACGGCGCGCACCTCTCCGCGCGCCCCGCCAAATGGAGAGGTGCCGGTCGGAAATACTTTGACCAGGTTGCGGATTTCCACCAGGGCCACGGGGCGATGATACTGCAAGTTCGAAGTACGATTGGGTGAAGTATCTGTCGAGGATGCGCCCTACTCCTGATGACACCTGGGGCACAGTTGTAGAGCGACCTTCAAGGATCACCCGATGACCAGCAATCATCGGCTCGTGGACAGGCGAGATCGCCTGTCCTGCAACGAGCCACCGCCTCCCTACTCGAGCACGAAAATATTCTTCTTGGCGCAGATGCTCTTCAGGATTTTTGGCCATACCGTGACACTGACTTCGCCGAGGTGCGCCTTCCTCAGGATCAGCATCAGCGTCCGAGACTGCCCGATTCCTCCGCCAATCGAGAGCGGAATTTCTCCCTTCAAAATCCCCTGGTGATAAGGAAATTTCAGGAAGTCGATCTGTCCAGACATCTCCAGTTGCTTCTGGAGAGTCTCGGAATTCACCCGGATCCCCATGGAGCTGAGTTCGTGCCGCCGTTTGGTGACCGGGTTCCATACCAGAATGTCGCCGTTAAGCCCATGAGTTGCCTTTCCGGTTTCCGCGCTGGTATCGGTGACCCAGTCATCGTAATCGGCAGCTCGCATTTCGTGCGGGTAGCCGTCCTTCAAAGGCCAACCGATTCCTACGATGAAGATGGCGGGATATTTCTGCAGCACCTGGGTCTCCCGCTGCTTGCGGGGCAGGTCCGGATACATGTCGAGAATTTCTTCGGCGTGCAGAAAGGTGATTTCATCCGGCAGACGCGGATAGCGCGAATCATCGAGCTGCGGGAACATCTCCAGGGCAAAGCGCTCCGCGCCCACCAACACCTTCCATATGCGATTCACCACCATTCTCAAAAAGGTGAGATTCCGCTCTGAAGGACTGACGGCCCGTTCCCAATCCCACTGGTCAACATAGGCGCTGTGGTCGTGGTCGAGGAAATAATCCTTACGAACCGCGCGCATATCCGTGCATATGCCCTCGCCGGGCTGACAGGCGAACTGCCGCAGCGCCATTCTCTTCCACTTGGTAGCTGCTTGTACTACCTGCGCGTCGATGGGGTTGCGGTTGCGGTCGTTGGAAATGTGAAATTGTATGGGCGTGCGCGAGCCGTCACGATCCAGCATGTCATTGACGCCGCTCTCCACGTCTACGATGAGCGGCACTGTCACCATCAACAGGTTCAGTTCGCGGCAGAGGTTCTCTTCGATATATTGTTTGACTGCAAAAATGGCCTGTTGTGTTTCCTTCGGCGTCAGCAGGGACTGGTAGTCCTTGGGAAGTATGCGTTCAATCTCAGCGTAGTCGCCGATGCCCGGACCCGCCAGATCGGCCTTCTTGTCGAGCGCGGGCGGTGTCTTCTGAGGCGTCTTCTTGTGCTTTTCAAGCGTGGTGGTAGTCATGAATCCTCCGCCGAAAAACCTGACACAGCTTGCACAGGGCCGCAGTAATGAGGGTCACTAGAGCGTGTGCCAACCGATCCTTAGCGGCAGCTTAGTCCGTTTGCTTAGGCCTTGGGGCTCAGTGAGTTGGCTATTGCATGCCGGCAGTAACCCTTTTGCTTAGTTCCGCAGGCTCAGCCACTTGGAGTATTGCGCGCAGGTCCAGGGAGGATCATTCTCTAGCGCACATTCCCCGTCCCCAGACCGTGGCCGGGAGACGCCAAGGAGGATCCCGGATTATGAACCGCATCGCTTGTAGCGCCGTGTTGCTGGTGATCGCGCTCACCTTTTCGTCGCTGGTTGTGGCGCAAGTCACTGACGTTTACCAGCTCAACTATTTTTCCAATTCATCGGGCCGCGTCGCGGGTACAGCTGAGATCGATCAGGCTGTGCGCATCATCAACCCCGGCGAGCAGGGCACGCCACTCAGCGGCAAGCAGGGCACCGTTTGCGCCGATATTTACGTGTTCGACGACAACCAGGAAATGAGCGAATGCTGTGCCTGCCCCATTACCGCCAACGGCTTGCTCATCCTGTCGCTGAACTACGATCTGAACGACAATCCGCTGACTGGTTTTCCTGCCCCCAGAGATGGCGTGCTCAAGATCGTGTCAGACAACGGCGCCAACTGCGATCCCACTTCGCCTGTTCCAACTCCCGATCTGCGGGCATGGGCAACCCACCTGCAGAATCCGGGAGGCGTGCTGGTAACCACGGAGACGGAATTTCAGGCTGCCACTTTGCAGCAGGATGAACTCTCCTTCCTCGGAACCGCGTGTTCCTTCGTGCAGTTCCTGGGTAGCGGCAAGGGTACTTGCGAGTGCGAACTTCCCGATTAGATAGTGCCTTCGTCTGGTTAAAAAGAGACCACCCTCATTACGGGTGGTCTTTTCTTTTGTCGTAGCGCGATATTTCCGTGTCATCCTGGCCGCCCCGACTCCCTACCCGAAAGCTGTGTCATCGCACATCGCCGAACCCTTTGGGATTACGAGCCGTCGAGTCCTCACCGTTTGGGCTAGGCGCATTTGGTTTGTCCTGTTGGCTGCCCCATTTGGGGAATTGTGAATGAATCCTGCCGGGTGCATTCTGCCCTGACGATTTCCGCCACCGCATGGCCGGATTCGCATCAAGGAGGACCCCGTATGTGTAAGACTCTCTCGGCTGTCGCCCTGGTACTGTGCCTGTTTACCTTCGCCTCTTTTGCTCTGGCGCAGGGCATTAGCGACGTTTACCAGGTGAACTATTTCTCTACCGCTGTTCGCATGGAAGTCCCGGCTTACCCGGATTCCGCAGTTCGCATCATCAACCCCGGCGAGCAAGGAACGCCACTTTCCGCAAAGCACGGAGCGGTATGCGCCGACATTTATGTATTCGACGCCAACCAGGAAATGAGCGAGTGCTGCTCCTGCCCGGTTACCGCGAACGGCTTGCTCATCTTCTCCGTGAACTATGATCTCAACGGTAATCCGCTGACCGGCTTTCCGGCTCCCCCCAATGGTGTGATCAAGATTGTCTCCGACAGTTTCGCTAATTGCGATCCTACCAGCCCGGTTCCCACTCCGGATCTGCGCGCCTTCGCTACCCACCTGCAGACTCCGGACGGGAGTCATGTGACGACGACGGAAAGCGAGTTCGCGGATGCTGCGCTTCAGCAGGACGAGCTTTCTTTCCTCGGCCAGGCTTGCTCGTTTGTGCTTTTCCTGGGAAGTGGCAAGGGTTCTTGCTCCTGCCCGGTGGAAGTTGCGACGATGTAGCGCGATCTTGAAGTTGTAGGGCCACGTTAGCTCTCCCCCGTGCAGGACCATTCGTTTCGTCAGCGGATGGTCTTGCACGTGATGTTGCAGGGAATTTTGGGCCGTACCAGGGTTGAACGACGTTAAACGGGCCGAAGGGGTATTCGCTGCGCGCAACCACGCGCAGCGAATATCCTTTCGGCCCGTCTGAATTAGCGATCAGCACTCAATGGTCAGCAAGCAGCTCCGAATTACAATCCACCACATGGCCATCTTTGACCTCTCGCATCCCCTGCAGCCTGGAATGCCCTCCTATCCCGGTCTGCCGCAGCCCCAATTCCACGTCTTTCTCGCGCACGGGGATGCGCCGAAGCATGCGCACTATGCACCCGGCACCAGCTTCCAGATCGCTGCTTATGAATTCGCCGGCAATACCGGAACCTATGTCGATGCTCCGTTTCATCGGCATCCTGATGGCATGGACTTCGCTTCACTGCCGCTGGAAAAGCTCGTCAATCTGGCTGGATTGTTGATTGACGGTCCCCATGACGGCCCCATCCATGCGCAGCATTTCGTAGATCTGGACGTGAAGGGTCGGGCCGTTCTGCTACACACGGGATGGGCTAGCCGCTGGGGAGGAGACTACTTCCGCTCTGGCCCCTACCTCACCGCCAGCGCCGCCGAGCATCTGGCCATGACGGGAGCAGCATTGGTGGGCATCGATTGCGCCAACATCGATAACATGCAGGATTCCGCGCGCCCAGCACACACCATCCTGCTGGGCGCCGGAATTCCCATCGTTGAACATCTCCGCGGTCTCGAGCAGGTAAGCCGAAGAAGATTTCGGTTTTTTGCTGCCCCTCCCGCCATCCAGGGCGGAACGTCATTCCCGGTGCGCGCCTTCGCGATAGCGGAGTGAAGCAGCCAGCCGCACCAAGCTCTAGCGTTCGGTGAGCGTCCGCTTAGAATCATCCACTTAGAGACAGCCCTTGGCCGGAGGTCTGTGTACCTTTGGGGGCGCGCATCACCCCATTTGGTGGGCAGGATCACGGTGCGACCGGGCCAATCACGCTACCCTGTGAGGTGGTCAAGGAGGCCCCATGCGCGCCCTGATTTTGCCTGTGCTCTTATTCATATCCGCAATAATATCGGTTGCCCAGATGCCACAGACGCCCGCCGAAAAGCCAACTTTAAAGCTCAGCAAGGTAGGAGCGGCGTACACTCCACCCTATTCCGGCAAACAGATGTATGACGCTTACTGCGCCTCCTGTCACGGACTTGACGGAAAGGGAACCGGGCCTGCAGCCGCCCTCAAGGACCCGATACCGGATCTGACGAAGATCAAGAAGCACAACCAAGGCACGTATCCCGCGGCGCACGTCGCCGAAATCATTCGTGGCGACGTCAGCGTGGCGGCACATGGCTCCAAAGATATGCCGGTCTGGGGTTCGGTTCTGCTTAGAGTAAGTGATCATCATCCCGCCGAGGTGCAGCAGCGGATCGCGAATCTGACGGGATATATCCAGTCGTTGCAGAGGTAAGCCACCGCCGCGCTGCAGGATCCACCCCGGCTATCGAGGCTTCCTTTGTTGTCGCCGAGCCTCGATGCAGCGGATGAACCTTTCGTTCTCGCGTGAGTTCAATCCATAATTCAGCCATGTCGGCGTCTGCCCAGCTTTTCGCGCTCTTTCGCACAGCGCTCTTTGTGGTCTTCATTATGGGGACAGTATTGGTCTATCTGCCCTGGTGGCTGGGAATGTTTCGCTGGCCCAGCGACTGGGTCTGGCGTTGGGAGTTACTTGGCATTGTGCCTCTGCTGGCAGGTATTGGGATCGCTCTGCGTTGTGTGTTCGCTTTCGCATGGGAGGGACTGGGCACGCCGGCCCCGGTGGATGCGCCCCGCAAGCTGGTAGTCACCGGCTGGTACCGTTACGTACGCAACCCGATGTACTGGGGAGCGTTTCTCATCCTGCTCGGCGAGTGGGCGCTTTTTGGCACAGGATGGTCCACGGTTCTTTACCTGGCGGGCTTCCTTTCGGCAGTTCTTCTGTTTGTAGTTTTCTATGAGGAACCAGCGCTGCAGCGGAAATTCGGTAGCGAGTACGAGGAATACCGCCGCAACGTCCCGCGCTGGATTCCTCGACGCTTTCCCTGGGAGGGTATTAGCCCGTCCCCACCATCAGGATCGGCGGGGTAGGCACTTCGCTGCCGGCTTCGTTTTCCATGGTTATGGCGAAACCTTTAGCCTCCGTGCCATAGGGCATGCCTGGACCCATCATGGTGGCGCTTCCCTTGGAGTCAGGCTTGAACATGCCGCAAGGCATGGGAGCCGCCCCCGACATCGGGAGTAGCCAGACCTCGTAAGCTTTGCCTGCCGGTGGAGGTTCCATGTTGCTGGCCAGAAGCACGAGTTTCCCGGTGCTCGCCATATAGACCGCTTTCGCTTGCGGTTGTGGCCTTGCATTGGCCGCGATCAGGGTGAACCGCTTCGCTTCCGGCGAAGTCAGGAGATTGGCAACTTCGCGGGCGTGCTGCACCTCGCTCTGAACTTGCGAATTCTGTGCCTCAAGATTCTTAATCCGCCGATTCAGATCCTGACTCTGCCGCCAAAGCGAAAAGGCCACCAGGGCCATCGCCACGGCTGCCAGCGAAGGTACCCAGAACCAGCCCCATGCTGAGGACCTGCGGCTCTCCCGCTCGGCGGCCGGCTTCTCCTGCGCAATCGCCGAGAGCAGTCGCTGGCGCGATCGCGCTGGCGGCGCAGGACCCTCAGTGGAAAGAGCCAGCAGGCTTATGTCTGTGTGCAGCTGTTCCAGTTCGCGGCGGCATTCGGCGCAGCCTGCAAGATGTGCCTCCAGCGCTGCCTTGTCGGCTCCCGTGAGCGTATTTAGGGCATAAAGCGCCAGGTCTTCCGCGAATTGGTCGTGGGCGGTCATTCCGCAAACGCCTTCCGCAGCGTTATGAGTGCCGCGCGAATACGTGTCTTCACCGTCCCCAGTGGCTCGCCTGTCTTCTCCGCGATCTCGCTGTGTGTCATGCCCTCAAAAAAAGCCATCTCCAGCGCCGACCTCTGGGCTTGGGGAACGCCTTGCAGCACCGCGCGAATCTTCTCCACCACTCGCCGTCGCGCGGTGCCATTCTCCAGGTCCATATTAATGGCCACTGTCTCCGGAAGTTCGTCTTCCGGCTTCTGCTTGCGCAGCGCGTCAATCGAACGGTGGCGCGCGATCACCGCCAGCCAGGCTCCCAGGGCGCCACGGCGGGCATCGAAGACTCCAGGATTGCGCCACAGCTGCAGGAAAACATCCTGCAGAACATCCTCGGCCGCCGCGCTGTCGCGTAGAATGCGCAGCGCCACGCCATAAACCACCGAAGAGTAGCGGTCGTAGAGCGCTGCCATCGCGCCTTGATCGCGCGCACCGACCGCCGACATCAAGGCCTCATCCGAGGGAGGAGAGGATGGCTGCGCCACTGCCACGCAAATAGTCTCGTCTCGCTGGAATAATTGTGCTCTCGGCTGACACAGAGCCAGCCCGAGCTAATCAGGCTTTGCCAAGTTAACAGCACGAGCGCGCCGCCACAAGTCTGAGCCGCGGACCTGCCAATCCATTGGAAGTACGGGACGGACGGGGCCACGGATTGCGCGGATTCATAACCATCACCGCTAGAGATAAATGTGTATTTGTTTCCCTTTACTCTGATCCGTGAAATCTGTGTAATCCGTGGCAAACTAGGCGCACATGTTTGCGATAGCCGTTATCCCTGCCCGGCTGGCTTCGACAAGGCTGCCGCGCAAGATTCTGCGCGAGCTCTCAGGCCGGCCCATGTTGGCGTGGGTCTATGAGGCGGTTCGTTCGTCAGCTCTGCTAAAAGACGTGATTGTGGCCACCGACTCGGAGGAAATCCTGCGACTCTGCCGGCAACAGGGCTGGCACGTCCGCATGACATCGCCCCAACACCGCAGCGGCACTGAGCGCGTGCATGAAGTTGCACAGACGGTCGCGGCAGACGTGTATCTGAACGTGCAGGGAGATGAGCCGCTGACCCGCCTGGAACACATCGACTCGCTCCTGCGGATCATGAATGATTCTTCGGTCGAGGTGGGCACGCTCAAGACGCCAATGGCCGCGATCGACATCCCCAATCCCAATGCCGTGAAAGTAGTGACAGACTCAGCGGGACGAGCGCTCTATTTTTCGCGTGCGACCATCCCCTGCGATCGCGATCGCACCGCCGAGGTTCGCTATTTCAAGCATCTGGGCTTTTACGCTTATCGCAAGGCGGCGCTGGATCGCTTCGTAGCGCTGCCGGAATCCTCGTTGGAGCGCAGCGAAAAGCTGGAACAATTGCGGTTTCTCGAGAATGGAATTTCTATTCAGGTAGCCGAGACTCCGTTTGATACCGTGGGCGTCGATACAGAAGAAGACCTGCGGCGAGCCGAGGAGCTGCTTGTCTCGCTTTCCCGACGCGGGTGAGGAGGCTACCGGCACGGATTCACAAGGATCAGTCTGCAAGGAGAACATCGGTAGCAGTATTCACAAACTCGCGAGGGTCATCCCGACGATGAAGCCACAGAACAGCGACCTGGAGCAGATACAAATCCTGCTGAAGAGCATTAATGACGCCTGGCTGAAGGGACGGCCTGAAGACGTTCCTCAAGCGCTCACTCCACACTTTCATCCCGACATTTGCATTAAAGGCCCCGGCCTTCAGATGATGGCCAAGGGCAGGGACGCCTGTGCGCGCAGCTATCAGGAATTTCTGCAGCAAGCCACACTCAAGGACTGCGCGCTCTCTGAGCCAGAGGTGAGCGTCTATGGAGATACCGCGGTTGCGACTTTCAAATGGGAAATGACCTATGTCCTCCAAGGCCAGGAATATCGCGAGTCCGGCTATGATCTGTTCGTCCTGTGCCGCGCCGACGGGCGCTGGCTAGCCTGCTGGAGGGCGATGCTGCCAGCTCCTTCACAATAATTCCTGGGCATGAATCAGGTGCGCGCTGCCCCGCGCGTCCAGTCCTGGGCGGCGGCGATGCGCTTGGAAATGGCCGGATGCGAGTGGAAAAACCATTCCACCCAGCGCGGTGGAGTGCGCTCGGCAAGGTTCTGATCGGCCAGCTTATTCATGGAAGACACAAACGGCTCGATGTGGGGAATGGACTGGAAACAATATGCATCGGCTTGTCTCTCGTTGTAACGGGAATACGCGTTGACGGCGGGCATCAGCAGCAGCGACATGGCCGTCGAAACCAGCACCAGCAGCGGCAGGTTGGCGAAATCAGCCAGCGTGAGAAACATTCCCCTCTCTACCGCATAGCGCAGGATTTGTGCCGTCGCCCAAAAGCCGACGAACGTGATGCCCATTTGCACCAGGATCCCTTTCAGCATATGGCGGTGCACGTGATGCCCAAGTTCATGCGCCAGCACCGCCTCGATCTCGTCGGGGGAATAATTCTCCAGTAGGGTGTCCGCAAGAATGATGCGCCGGGTAGCGCCAAGACCAGCCAAAGCGGCGTTCGCCTTCCTGGATTTTTCCGAAAGCTTCCACTCATAAACCCCGCGAACCCGTGTGCCTGCCCGTTCGCTCAGCCGCAGCAGGCGCTCGCGTAACTCGTCGTTTTCCAGCGGCTGGAATTTGTAGAACAAAGGAAACAGCAACACGGGAGCAATCTGCGCGAACAATATGCTGAGCACGATGAAAACCGCCCAGGCCACCAGCCACCAGTACTCCGGCCAGCTGCGTATCGTCCAGTAGATGAGTTCCACTAGAACCGTGGCAATCACCAATCCCACCAGCCACGATTTGGCCTGATCCCACAGCCAGGAACGCAGCCGCTGATTCGACAAGTTGTAGCGGTGCTCAAGGCGGAACGAATAGAAGTCCA from Terriglobales bacterium encodes:
- a CDS encoding anti-sigma factor, which encodes MTAHDQFAEDLALYALNTLTGADKAALEAHLAGCAECRRELEQLHTDISLLALSTEGPAPPARSRQRLLSAIAQEKPAAERESRRSSAWGWFWVPSLAAVAMALVAFSLWRQSQDLNRRIKNLEAQNSQVQSEVQHAREVANLLTSPEAKRFTLIAANARPQPQAKAVYMASTGKLVLLASNMEPPPAGKAYEVWLLPMSGAAPMPCGMFKPDSKGSATMMGPGMPYGTEAKGFAITMENEAGSEVPTPPILMVGTG
- a CDS encoding nuclear transport factor 2 family protein, yielding MKPQNSDLEQIQILLKSINDAWLKGRPEDVPQALTPHFHPDICIKGPGLQMMAKGRDACARSYQEFLQQATLKDCALSEPEVSVYGDTAVATFKWEMTYVLQGQEYRESGYDLFVLCRADGRWLACWRAMLPAPSQ
- a CDS encoding M48 family metallopeptidase; this encodes MTMIAASSTKQDSPEARQYNRIHRRLQILDLVLSLAVLLALLITGWSGTLRDWAYRGAFQSYPLAVFLFVIMLAVLSKLLGFPLDFYSFRLEHRYNLSNQRLRSWLWDQAKSWLVGLVIATVLVELIYWTIRSWPEYWWLVAWAVFIVLSILFAQIAPVLLFPLFYKFQPLENDELRERLLRLSERAGTRVRGVYEWKLSEKSRKANAALAGLGATRRIILADTLLENYSPDEIEAVLAHELGHHVHRHMLKGILVQMGITFVGFWATAQILRYAVERGMFLTLADFANLPLLVLVSTAMSLLLMPAVNAYSRYNERQADAYCFQSIPHIEPFVSSMNKLADQNLAERTPPRWVEWFFHSHPAISKRIAAAQDWTRGAART
- the asnA gene encoding aspartate--ammonia ligase — encoded protein: MTTTTLEKHKKTPQKTPPALDKKADLAGPGIGDYAEIERILPKDYQSLLTPKETQQAIFAVKQYIEENLCRELNLLMVTVPLIVDVESGVNDMLDRDGSRTPIQFHISNDRNRNPIDAQVVQAATKWKRMALRQFACQPGEGICTDMRAVRKDYFLDHDHSAYVDQWDWERAVSPSERNLTFLRMVVNRIWKVLVGAERFALEMFPQLDDSRYPRLPDEITFLHAEEILDMYPDLPRKQRETQVLQKYPAIFIVGIGWPLKDGYPHEMRAADYDDWVTDTSAETGKATHGLNGDILVWNPVTKRRHELSSMGIRVNSETLQKQLEMSGQIDFLKFPYHQGILKGEIPLSIGGGIGQSRTLMLILRKAHLGEVSVTVWPKILKSICAKKNIFVLE
- a CDS encoding ATP-binding cassette domain-containing protein is translated as MALVEIRNLVKVFPTGTSPFGGARGEVRAVDDVSLDIHAGETLGVVGESGSGKSTLGRLALRLIEPSAGSVQFDGLNILAASNKEMRRLRREMQIIFQDPFGSLDPRMTVEQIITEPLRTHEANGPATAPASAMSTWSGPERRVSPYRQQAAELMRAVGLEESALRRYPHEFSGGQRQRVGIARALALRPRFIVADEPVSALDVSVGAQIVNLLARLQREYGLTYLFISHSMPIVRYLATRVAVMYRGKIVEVGETGRIMHEPQNSYTKSLLAATPKIPASDVKA
- a CDS encoding cytochrome c → MRALILPVLLFISAIISVAQMPQTPAEKPTLKLSKVGAAYTPPYSGKQMYDAYCASCHGLDGKGTGPAAALKDPIPDLTKIKKHNQGTYPAAHVAEIIRGDVSVAAHGSKDMPVWGSVLLRVSDHHPAEVQQRIANLTGYIQSLQR
- a CDS encoding sigma-70 family RNA polymerase sigma factor: MSAVGARDQGAMAALYDRYSSVVYGVALRILRDSAAAEDVLQDVFLQLWRNPGVFDARRGALGAWLAVIARHRSIDALRKQKPEDELPETVAINMDLENGTARRRVVEKIRAVLQGVPQAQRSALEMAFFEGMTHSEIAEKTGEPLGTVKTRIRAALITLRKAFAE
- the kdsB gene encoding 3-deoxy-manno-octulosonate cytidylyltransferase; this translates as MFAIAVIPARLASTRLPRKILRELSGRPMLAWVYEAVRSSALLKDVIVATDSEEILRLCRQQGWHVRMTSPQHRSGTERVHEVAQTVAADVYLNVQGDEPLTRLEHIDSLLRIMNDSSVEVGTLKTPMAAIDIPNPNAVKVVTDSAGRALYFSRATIPCDRDRTAEVRYFKHLGFYAYRKAALDRFVALPESSLERSEKLEQLRFLENGISIQVAETPFDTVGVDTEEDLRRAEELLVSLSRRG
- a CDS encoding cyclase family protein encodes the protein MAIFDLSHPLQPGMPSYPGLPQPQFHVFLAHGDAPKHAHYAPGTSFQIAAYEFAGNTGTYVDAPFHRHPDGMDFASLPLEKLVNLAGLLIDGPHDGPIHAQHFVDLDVKGRAVLLHTGWASRWGGDYFRSGPYLTASAAEHLAMTGAALVGIDCANIDNMQDSARPAHTILLGAGIPIVEHLRGLEQVSRRRFRFFAAPPAIQGGTSFPVRAFAIAE
- a CDS encoding isoprenylcysteine carboxylmethyltransferase family protein: MSASAQLFALFRTALFVVFIMGTVLVYLPWWLGMFRWPSDWVWRWELLGIVPLLAGIGIALRCVFAFAWEGLGTPAPVDAPRKLVVTGWYRYVRNPMYWGAFLILLGEWALFGTGWSTVLYLAGFLSAVLLFVVFYEEPALQRKFGSEYEEYRRNVPRWIPRRFPWEGISPSPPSGSAG